Proteins encoded within one genomic window of Sphingomonas sp. NBWT7:
- a CDS encoding HU family DNA-binding protein has product MNKQELIAAVATVSGLAKGDASRAVEAVFDTIGAQLKKGEEVRLVGFGTFAVSKRKASTGRNPRTGEPMSIKASSQPKFKAGKVLKDSLN; this is encoded by the coding sequence ATGAACAAGCAGGAGTTGATTGCTGCGGTCGCGACCGTGTCCGGACTTGCCAAGGGCGACGCCAGCCGCGCCGTCGAGGCGGTGTTCGATACGATCGGCGCGCAGCTCAAGAAGGGCGAGGAGGTGCGCCTGGTGGGTTTTGGCACCTTCGCGGTTTCCAAGCGCAAGGCGTCGACCGGGCGCAACCCGCGCACCGGCGAGCCGATGAGCATCAAGGCGTCGAGCCAGCCCAAGTTCAAGGCCGGCAAGGTTCTCAAGGATTCGCTGAACTGA
- the lon gene encoding endopeptidase La — MTQTFPVLPLRDIVVFPHMIVPLFVGRDKSVAALEAAMAADKEIFLVAQLDPAEDDPKADDLYDIGVTATVLQLLKLPDGTVRVLVEGKQRGRLGTLLDAGNYVTTDVTPIEEIEAEGTEVSALMRSVVDQFENYAKLNRKLPAETASQLGEIDDASRLADAVAGNISIKVADKQALLVEGDPSRRLEMVFAFMEGELGVLQVEKKIKSRVKRQMEKTQREYYLNEQLKAIQRELGNEGEDGDQDEVAELTQKIATLKLSKEARTKATAELKKLKTMAPMSAEATVVRNYLDVLLGLPWGKKSKLKKDIAAAQAILDEDHYALEKVKDRIVEYLAVQARTNKLKGPILCLVGPPGVGKTSLGKSIAKATGREFIRQSLGGVRDEAEIRGHRRTYIGSLPGKIVTNLKKAGAANPLFLLDEIDKLGQDFRGDPASALLEVLDPEQNSKFNDHYLEIDVDLSDVMFVCTANTLNLPQPLLDRMEIIRLEGYTEDEKVEIAERHLIAKQIEAHGLKDGEFTLTPEGLRALIQRYTREAGVRTLEREIAKLARKALRQILEGKVTSVTITPDNLHEFAGVQKFRHGLSEEENQIGAVTGLAWTEVGGELLTIESVTVPGKGAIKLTGKLGDVMKESAETAMSFIKARAPSYGIKPSLFHRKDVHVHLPEGAVPKDGPSAGIGLVTCIVSTLTGVPVRREIAMTGEVTLRGRVLPIGGLKEKLLAALRGGITTVLIPQENEKDLADIPQNIKDGLKIIPVTHVDEVLRLALTDPLEAIDWTDADELAALPPAPITPAGGELHH; from the coding sequence ATGACCCAGACCTTCCCCGTACTTCCCCTGCGCGATATCGTCGTCTTCCCGCACATGATCGTCCCGCTGTTCGTCGGCCGCGACAAGTCGGTCGCCGCGCTCGAAGCCGCGATGGCGGCGGACAAGGAAATTTTCCTCGTCGCGCAGCTCGATCCGGCCGAGGACGATCCCAAGGCCGACGATCTCTACGACATTGGCGTTACCGCGACGGTGCTCCAGCTGCTCAAGCTGCCCGACGGCACGGTACGCGTCCTGGTCGAGGGTAAGCAGCGCGGCCGGCTCGGCACGCTGCTCGATGCAGGCAACTACGTAACGACCGATGTGACCCCGATCGAGGAGATCGAGGCAGAGGGCACCGAAGTCTCCGCGCTGATGCGTTCGGTGGTCGACCAGTTCGAGAATTACGCCAAGCTCAACCGCAAGCTGCCGGCCGAGACCGCCTCGCAGCTCGGCGAGATCGACGATGCCTCGCGGCTCGCCGATGCCGTCGCGGGCAACATCTCGATCAAGGTCGCCGACAAGCAGGCGCTACTGGTCGAGGGCGATCCGTCGCGCCGGCTGGAGATGGTGTTCGCCTTCATGGAGGGCGAGCTCGGCGTCCTGCAGGTCGAAAAGAAGATCAAGAGCCGCGTCAAGCGCCAGATGGAGAAGACGCAGCGCGAATATTATCTCAACGAGCAGTTGAAGGCGATCCAGCGCGAACTCGGTAACGAGGGTGAGGACGGCGACCAGGACGAGGTCGCCGAGCTGACGCAGAAGATCGCGACGCTCAAGCTTTCTAAGGAAGCGCGCACCAAGGCGACCGCCGAGCTAAAGAAGCTCAAGACGATGGCGCCGATGAGCGCCGAGGCAACCGTCGTGCGCAACTATCTCGACGTGCTGCTCGGCCTGCCGTGGGGCAAGAAGTCGAAGCTGAAGAAGGACATTGCCGCGGCGCAGGCAATCCTCGACGAGGATCATTACGCGCTCGAGAAGGTGAAGGACCGGATCGTCGAATATCTCGCGGTCCAGGCGCGCACCAACAAGCTGAAGGGGCCGATCCTGTGCCTCGTCGGCCCGCCGGGCGTCGGCAAGACCTCGCTCGGCAAGTCGATCGCCAAGGCGACCGGGCGCGAGTTCATCCGCCAGTCGCTGGGCGGCGTGCGCGACGAGGCCGAGATTCGCGGTCACCGCCGCACCTATATCGGTTCGCTGCCGGGCAAGATCGTGACCAACCTCAAGAAGGCCGGCGCTGCGAACCCGCTGTTCCTGCTCGACGAGATCGACAAGCTCGGCCAGGATTTCCGCGGCGATCCGGCTAGCGCGCTGCTCGAGGTTCTCGATCCGGAGCAGAACAGCAAGTTCAACGACCATTACCTCGAGATCGACGTCGATCTTTCGGACGTGATGTTCGTGTGCACCGCGAACACGCTGAATCTGCCGCAGCCGCTGCTCGACCGCATGGAGATCATCCGGCTCGAGGGTTACACCGAGGACGAGAAGGTCGAGATCGCCGAACGGCACCTGATCGCCAAGCAAATCGAGGCGCACGGGCTGAAGGACGGCGAGTTCACGCTGACGCCGGAAGGCCTGCGCGCGCTGATCCAACGCTATACCCGCGAGGCCGGGGTCCGTACGCTCGAGCGCGAGATCGCCAAGCTCGCGCGCAAGGCGCTGCGCCAGATCCTCGAGGGCAAGGTGACCAGCGTCACGATCACGCCGGACAACCTCCACGAGTTCGCCGGCGTGCAGAAGTTCCGCCACGGCCTGTCCGAGGAGGAGAATCAGATCGGCGCCGTCACCGGCCTTGCCTGGACTGAGGTGGGCGGCGAGCTGCTGACGATCGAGAGCGTGACGGTGCCCGGCAAGGGTGCGATCAAGCTCACCGGCAAGCTGGGCGACGTGATGAAGGAATCGGCGGAGACGGCGATGAGCTTCATCAAGGCGCGCGCGCCGTCCTACGGGATCAAGCCAAGCCTGTTCCATCGCAAGGACGTGCACGTCCACTTGCCCGAGGGCGCGGTGCCCAAGGACGGCCCGTCGGCGGGCATCGGCCTCGTCACCTGCATCGTCTCGACGCTGACCGGCGTGCCGGTGCGCCGCGAGATCGCGATGACGGGCGAAGTAACGCTGCGCGGCCGCGTGCTGCCGATCGGCGGGCTGAAGGAGAAGCTGCTCGCCGCGCTTCGCGGCGGCATCACCACCGTGCTGATCCCGCAGGAGAACGAGAAGGACCTCGCCGACATCCCGCAGAACATCAAGGATGGCCTGAAGATCATCCCCGTGACGCACGTCGACGAGGTGCTGCGGCTCGCGCTTACCGATCCGCTCGAGGCGATCGACTGGACCGACGCGGACGAGCTCGCGGCGCTGCCGCCGGCGCCGATCACGCCTGCGGGGGGCGAGCTCCACCACTGA
- a CDS encoding GspE/PulE family protein yields the protein MIKTGRDLDDPQPDLLGARDEHERVEIAAVDARAEPVGPALLLATEAAPIVALPYAFARKFGVTLNGEAVALREGADPRALIEVRRVLGRPFDITVLEPAAFDRLLGDNYAMDGQATALAAVGMGDELDLLADGIPTAEDLLDTADDAPAIRLINGVIADAARNGVSDIHIEPYETGLVVRMRIDGVLRETLRMPPHVAPVVVSRIKVMARLDIAERRVPQDGRMGLTLGGKLLDVRVSTLPSRAGERVVLRILDKENAGIDLYALGMSPPMYAMLEGAVNEPNGIVLVTGPTGSGKTTTLYAALRLLNDGSRNILTVEDPVEYAVEGVGQTQVNAKVGLTFAAGLRAILRQDPDVVMVGEIRDRETAEIAVQASLTGHLVLSTVHTNDAVGAITRMRDMKVEPFLLASTLRAVIAQRLVRRLCPACRRAVPAGETAAPLLGIARDAIVYEPGACAECNQTGFKGRVGLFEAVRIDETVRRLISDGADETAIAAHAFARGDTLALAARRMVEDGATTAGEAVRVSRRDADAEPVGG from the coding sequence ATGATCAAGACCGGGCGCGACCTCGACGATCCGCAGCCCGATCTGCTCGGCGCACGCGACGAGCATGAGCGCGTCGAAATCGCCGCGGTCGACGCGCGTGCCGAGCCCGTTGGGCCGGCACTCCTGCTGGCGACCGAGGCGGCGCCGATCGTCGCTTTGCCCTACGCCTTCGCGCGCAAGTTCGGCGTGACGCTCAATGGCGAGGCGGTGGCGCTGCGCGAGGGTGCCGATCCGCGCGCGCTGATCGAGGTGCGCCGTGTGCTCGGTCGCCCGTTCGACATCACCGTGCTCGAACCGGCAGCGTTCGATCGGCTGCTCGGCGACAATTACGCGATGGACGGGCAGGCGACCGCGCTCGCTGCCGTGGGCATGGGCGACGAGCTCGACTTGCTCGCGGACGGCATCCCGACGGCCGAGGACCTGCTCGATACCGCCGACGATGCGCCAGCGATCCGGCTCATCAACGGCGTCATCGCCGATGCCGCGCGCAACGGCGTTTCCGACATCCATATAGAGCCTTACGAGACGGGGCTCGTCGTGCGTATGAGGATCGACGGCGTGCTGCGGGAGACGCTGCGCATGCCGCCGCACGTGGCGCCCGTTGTGGTCAGCCGCATCAAGGTGATGGCGCGGCTCGACATCGCCGAGCGGCGCGTGCCCCAGGACGGACGCATGGGGCTGACGCTGGGCGGCAAGCTGCTCGACGTGCGCGTCTCGACGCTGCCGAGCCGCGCGGGCGAGCGCGTCGTGCTCCGCATCCTCGACAAGGAGAATGCGGGGATCGATCTGTACGCGCTGGGCATGTCGCCGCCGATGTACGCGATGCTCGAAGGCGCGGTGAACGAGCCCAACGGCATCGTTCTCGTCACCGGCCCGACCGGCAGCGGCAAGACGACGACGCTCTATGCCGCGCTTCGCCTGCTCAACGACGGCAGCCGCAACATCCTGACGGTCGAGGATCCGGTCGAATATGCCGTCGAAGGCGTCGGCCAGACGCAGGTCAACGCCAAGGTCGGATTGACCTTCGCCGCTGGCCTGCGCGCGATCCTGCGGCAGGATCCGGATGTGGTGATGGTCGGCGAGATCCGTGACCGCGAGACGGCGGAGATCGCCGTGCAAGCGTCGCTGACCGGCCACCTCGTCCTATCCACCGTCCACACCAACGATGCGGTCGGCGCGATCACGCGCATGCGCGACATGAAGGTCGAGCCGTTCCTGCTCGCCTCGACGCTGCGTGCGGTGATCGCGCAGCGCCTCGTGCGCCGGCTGTGCCCAGCCTGTCGCCGCGCGGTGCCGGCGGGCGAGACCGCCGCGCCGCTGCTCGGCATCGCCCGCGACGCGATTGTGTACGAGCCGGGCGCATGCGCCGAGTGCAACCAGACGGGGTTCAAGGGCCGCGTCGGCTTGTTCGAGGCGGTGCGCATCGACGAGACCGTCCGGCGGCTGATCAGCGACGGCGCCGATGAGACCGCGATTGCCGCGCACGCCTTCGCACGAGGCGACACGCTCGCGCTCGCCGCGCGGCGGATGGTCGAGGACGGCGCGACGACGGCGGGCGAGGCGGTGCGCGTCTCGCGCCGCGATGCCGATGCGGAACCGGTTGGTGGCTGA
- a CDS encoding 2OG-Fe(II) oxygenase translates to MDHDDLAAAASGLDGAATAARLARLPGVQRVPSAKLTLFLKRGFLDGATCAGLIALIDANRRPSTISDANGDAAFRTSETCDLDEAEPLVQRVEAAIGAATGIAPTYGEPLQGQRYAVGQEFKAHTDYFEPNGIDYHRYCDVAGNRTWTVMIYLNEPDAGGATRFKAVDKTIQPETGKLVAWNNRRPDRSLNPATIHHGMKVRAGTKYVITKWFRERPRGVTLRAKGPRASDAPAAPSLSAGSDQKVMLAPSV, encoded by the coding sequence ATGGATCATGACGACCTGGCCGCCGCCGCATCGGGCCTGGACGGCGCTGCCACTGCGGCACGGCTGGCGCGGCTGCCCGGCGTGCAGCGCGTGCCTAGCGCCAAGCTGACGCTGTTCCTGAAGCGTGGCTTCCTCGACGGGGCGACGTGCGCCGGGCTGATCGCGCTGATCGACGCCAACCGCCGCCCCTCGACGATCTCCGACGCGAACGGCGACGCGGCGTTCCGGACGAGCGAGACGTGCGATCTCGACGAGGCCGAACCTCTCGTACAGCGCGTCGAGGCGGCGATCGGCGCGGCGACCGGGATCGCGCCGACCTACGGCGAGCCGCTGCAGGGGCAGCGCTACGCCGTGGGGCAGGAGTTCAAGGCGCATACCGACTATTTCGAGCCCAACGGCATCGACTATCATCGTTACTGCGACGTCGCGGGCAACCGCACCTGGACGGTAATGATCTACCTCAACGAACCCGACGCCGGCGGCGCGACGCGGTTCAAGGCGGTCGACAAGACGATCCAGCCGGAGACGGGCAAGCTCGTCGCATGGAACAACCGGCGCCCCGACCGCTCGCTCAACCCCGCGACGATACACCACGGCATGAAAGTGCGCGCCGGGACCAAATACGTCATCACCAAATGGTTTCGCGAGCGCCCGCGGGGGGTGACACTACGCGCGAAGGGGCCACGGGCGTCCGATGCGCCCGCGGCCCCTTCACTGTCAGCCGGCTCCGATCAGAAGGTGATGCTGGCGCCGAGCGTGTAG
- a CDS encoding type II secretion system protein N: protein MRLSFDARARAILRRVPVVNVYSLAELALLGVLAVQTARLVWTVVTPVSPLGEWRPAGLTVPAAPGDVLRGFDPFYRIGGVQAGPAVVTSLQLKLFGTRIDEAMGRGSAILAGPDGVQKSVAIGEEIIPGVVLRAVAFDHVTIERGGAREDLFLDQSGGNAAIGAPASGDATLAATPAAPGGGITVDQFQSDVGFVPRIEGGRISGLVVRSQGSGAAFRAAGLRDGDVVTQLAGRPVSGAGDIDRIAAQFAGGGSLALTVDRGGQPVSLSVQVAGR from the coding sequence ATGCGTTTGAGTTTCGACGCCCGTGCGCGGGCGATCCTGCGGCGGGTCCCCGTCGTCAACGTTTACTCGCTCGCGGAGTTGGCGCTGCTCGGCGTCCTCGCGGTGCAGACCGCACGGCTGGTGTGGACGGTGGTGACGCCGGTGTCGCCGCTCGGCGAGTGGCGCCCGGCCGGCCTTACCGTGCCGGCGGCGCCCGGCGACGTGCTGCGCGGCTTCGACCCCTTTTATCGCATCGGCGGCGTCCAGGCGGGCCCCGCCGTCGTAACGTCGTTGCAGCTCAAGCTGTTCGGCACGCGGATCGACGAGGCGATGGGGCGCGGCTCGGCGATCCTCGCCGGGCCCGACGGGGTGCAGAAAAGCGTGGCGATTGGAGAAGAGATCATTCCTGGCGTGGTGCTGAGGGCGGTGGCGTTCGACCACGTCACGATCGAGCGCGGCGGCGCACGCGAGGATCTGTTCCTCGACCAGTCGGGCGGCAATGCCGCGATCGGCGCTCCCGCAAGCGGGGACGCGACGTTGGCGGCGACGCCGGCGGCACCTGGCGGCGGGATAACCGTCGATCAGTTCCAGAGCGACGTCGGCTTCGTGCCACGAATCGAGGGCGGGCGGATCAGCGGGCTCGTCGTCCGGTCGCAGGGCAGCGGCGCCGCGTTTCGCGCCGCGGGCCTGCGCGACGGCGATGTCGTGACGCAGCTCGCCGGTCGTCCGGTGTCTGGGGCGGGGGATATCGATCGCATCGCCGCGCAATTCGCCGGCGGCGGCAGCCTCGCGCTGACGGTCGACCGCGGCGGCCAGCCGGTGTCGCTCAGCGTTCAGGTCGCCGGTCGATGA
- the gspD gene encoding type II secretion system secretin GspD has protein sequence MKRWLLAPALAAALITQAGAQTTLNVRDADIRAFIADAAKVTGRTFIIDGRVQGKVTVVTDRPLSRSEYFEVFLSTLRANGLVTVPTANGALRVQPIENAAAQPGRVGAAGAARNQFVTEIIRLRAIDAQSAVDTVRPLVSAQGSVSANRAGSSIVIADFADNVRRVREVLRRIDTDNASTRVVALRNAGARDIATALQGLVGTPAQGQGQATSVVAVEGANSVALRGDPSTVARLAQVALDLDQKAKSGTEIRVVFLEHADAAQLLPVLQQLVGQTPDSIPQNQLSQSNFGASSNGTGGGQPTVNTAGQAQSQSAPGGGASGQAAVQAQGGRAPAVVTRFVGANAIVIAAPADIQRQLSEVVRQLDTRREQVLVEAIVAEVSDQTASRLGFQFLLGSLSGGAFGATSFSNSAPNLLTIAGAIGAREIGGTTTTVVAADGTRTTTNTGNTASDALAQQAINSILGASGGFGGFGGTIGDTIFGTIINAVKSDTTSNLLQAPSLITLDNQEARILVGQEIPITTGQALSQNFDNAFRTVQRENVGIQLEVRPQVNSSGSIKLFLHQQVSSIAGPVSNDNSDLILNKREVETTLTVDDGQIAIIGGLLSDDERRTLEKLPLLGDIPVIGNLFRSKARQRTKTNLMVFIRPTILRSAEDNRRVTEQRYGYLRLQQGQQEPTREPSIDELVRDYMGAAAPIPSAPIPGNIEDPRVNVPVQRNSTVTIKRRDK, from the coding sequence ATGAAGCGCTGGCTGCTCGCGCCGGCTCTGGCGGCGGCGCTGATCACGCAGGCAGGGGCGCAGACGACGCTCAACGTGCGCGACGCCGATATCCGCGCCTTCATCGCCGATGCCGCCAAGGTGACGGGGCGCACCTTCATCATCGACGGGCGCGTGCAGGGCAAGGTGACGGTCGTCACCGATCGCCCGCTCAGCCGCTCCGAATATTTCGAGGTCTTCCTCTCCACGCTGCGCGCCAACGGGCTCGTCACCGTGCCGACCGCCAACGGCGCGCTGCGCGTCCAACCGATCGAGAACGCCGCCGCGCAGCCCGGCCGCGTCGGCGCCGCGGGCGCTGCGCGCAATCAATTCGTGACCGAGATCATCCGCCTGCGCGCGATCGACGCACAATCGGCGGTCGATACCGTGCGGCCGCTCGTCTCGGCGCAGGGGTCGGTCAGCGCCAACCGTGCGGGCAGCTCGATCGTCATCGCCGATTTTGCCGACAACGTGCGCCGCGTGCGCGAGGTGCTGCGCCGGATTGACACCGACAATGCATCGACCCGCGTCGTCGCGCTGCGCAACGCCGGCGCGCGCGACATCGCCACCGCGCTGCAGGGCCTCGTCGGCACACCCGCGCAGGGGCAGGGGCAGGCGACAAGCGTCGTCGCGGTCGAGGGCGCCAATTCGGTCGCGCTGCGCGGCGATCCGTCGACCGTCGCACGGCTCGCGCAGGTCGCGCTCGATCTTGATCAGAAGGCCAAGAGCGGCACCGAGATCCGCGTCGTCTTCCTCGAACATGCCGATGCGGCTCAGCTGCTTCCCGTGCTCCAGCAGCTCGTCGGCCAGACGCCCGATTCGATTCCGCAGAACCAGCTCAGCCAGTCGAACTTCGGCGCCAGCAGCAACGGCACCGGTGGCGGGCAGCCGACGGTCAACACCGCCGGACAGGCGCAGAGCCAGAGCGCGCCCGGCGGCGGCGCGAGCGGGCAGGCGGCGGTGCAGGCGCAGGGCGGCCGCGCGCCGGCGGTCGTCACGCGTTTCGTCGGCGCCAATGCGATCGTCATCGCCGCGCCCGCCGATATCCAGCGCCAGCTATCCGAAGTGGTGCGCCAGCTCGATACGCGGCGCGAGCAGGTGCTGGTCGAGGCGATCGTCGCCGAAGTTTCGGATCAGACGGCGAGCCGGCTCGGCTTCCAGTTCCTGCTCGGCAGCCTGTCAGGCGGGGCGTTCGGCGCGACGAGCTTCTCGAACTCGGCGCCTAACCTGCTGACGATCGCCGGCGCGATCGGCGCGCGAGAGATCGGCGGCACGACGACGACGGTGGTCGCTGCGGACGGCACGCGCACGACCACCAATACCGGTAACACCGCCAGCGACGCGCTCGCGCAACAGGCGATCAATTCGATCCTGGGCGCGAGCGGCGGTTTCGGCGGCTTCGGCGGGACGATCGGCGACACGATTTTTGGCACAATCATCAACGCGGTGAAGAGCGACACGACGTCGAACCTGCTCCAGGCGCCGAGCCTAATCACGCTCGACAATCAGGAAGCGCGCATTCTCGTCGGCCAGGAGATCCCGATCACCACCGGCCAGGCGCTCAGCCAGAATTTTGACAACGCCTTTCGCACGGTCCAGCGCGAGAATGTCGGCATCCAGCTAGAGGTGCGTCCGCAGGTGAATTCGTCCGGCTCGATCAAGCTCTTCCTGCATCAGCAGGTCAGTTCGATTGCAGGCCCGGTATCGAACGACAATTCCGACCTCATCCTCAACAAGCGCGAGGTCGAGACGACGCTGACCGTCGATGATGGTCAGATCGCGATCATCGGCGGCCTTCTCTCGGACGACGAACGCCGCACGCTCGAAAAGCTGCCGCTGCTCGGCGACATTCCGGTGATCGGCAATCTCTTCCGTTCGAAGGCGCGGCAACGCACCAAGACCAACCTCATGGTCTTCATCCGCCCGACGATCCTGCGTTCCGCCGAGGACAACCGACGCGTCACCGAACAGCGCTACGGTTATCTGCGCCTTCAGCAGGGCCAACAGGAACCGACCCGCGAGCCGTCGATCGACGAACTGGTGCGTGATTACATGGGTGCCGCCGCCCCGATTCCGTCGGCGCCGATCCCCGGCAATATCGAGGACCCCCGCGTCAACGTGCCCGTCCAGCGCAACTCTACCGTCACCATCAAGCGCCGCGACAAATGA
- a CDS encoding TonB-dependent receptor domain-containing protein, giving the protein MRQRSAYAALLLVTTGMVAPAALAQVAPSTGAPSSSAPAGPPSTSTMATGVDPSNPQATPAADGQAAGEQQAAEVSAPGVDTGSGDDIVVVGRNIPNTVRSTAQVINVLSAADIARTGEGDIAGALTRVTGLSVVGNGYVFVRGLGDRYSSALLNGSPLPSPEPLRRTVPLDIFPTSIVGSALVQKTYSVNYPGEFGGGVINLTTKALPDENFVTIGASGALDTQTTAKLGYTYYGSKTDWLGYDSGERDVPDFIRAAPNGTGVIPAAQVAQLSNARTTLLQRNTDIPANWSGDINIGLVGELGAGRIGMIATGSVANTWRTRATTQQDTVSADGSLRNDFSTVITDNRAVVNGLLGFGYEFDENRIRWTNVYIHDTLKQGRASAATVYNNSSGNPIFQQNTNWFERQLIESQLVGEFKPIDDLSIDVRGAYANSKRNSPYERQFIYTCNTNLNVRVNDPVAGEGVACPGVWQATNAFDRFATVVFSELKEDLYSGQADVTYKLSTERPFTLSGGYYYSQNERSSIRLPFTFQTATGGAIPFPCNLFRPDYLLSPDVLSGCPVATTGTPADNAVQLRFDSGLNGSFAYDASLKIHAGYVQAEAEAIDGIRAIFGVRYETAKQSVTPIGALSTRLNNDYWLPAATLTWNFAPDMQLRLAAAKTIARPQFRELAPQAFRDFESDRLFFGNPNLRDSELYNLEARYEWFFDRDQRLTAAGFYKRIDRPIEQVGFYPTPDARLQTGFTYLPKATLYGGEIEVQKYLPLDFISDEMAGKRLVFVGNYTYTQSQITANASCVPSVLGVTLGGCPAGFAPANLQFRDGAPLTGQSDHLVNVQLGYEDKENATQATLLFNYASERVTNRGPSLLTGVGFQPDIIEKPGIRVDFVARQTVDFLGTRVELKGEARNLTGTKYQERQTFDDGRQVFINRFEQGRLYTLGASITF; this is encoded by the coding sequence ATGCGCCAGCGCTCCGCCTACGCAGCCCTTCTCCTCGTGACCACTGGCATGGTCGCGCCCGCCGCGCTGGCGCAGGTCGCGCCCTCGACCGGCGCGCCGTCCTCCAGCGCGCCCGCCGGTCCGCCGTCGACCAGCACGATGGCGACCGGCGTCGACCCGTCGAACCCGCAAGCCACCCCCGCGGCGGACGGCCAGGCGGCTGGCGAGCAGCAGGCGGCGGAGGTCTCCGCGCCCGGCGTCGACACCGGATCGGGCGACGACATCGTCGTCGTCGGTCGCAACATCCCCAACACCGTGCGCTCGACCGCGCAGGTCATCAACGTCCTCTCCGCGGCGGATATCGCGCGTACCGGCGAGGGCGACATCGCGGGCGCGCTGACCCGAGTCACCGGCCTGTCGGTGGTCGGCAACGGCTATGTCTTCGTGCGCGGGCTCGGCGATCGCTACTCGTCGGCGCTGCTCAACGGTTCGCCGCTGCCGAGCCCCGAGCCGCTGCGCCGCACCGTGCCGCTCGACATCTTCCCGACGTCGATCGTCGGCTCGGCGCTGGTGCAGAAGACCTATTCGGTGAACTACCCCGGTGAGTTCGGCGGCGGCGTCATCAACCTCACTACCAAGGCGCTGCCGGACGAAAATTTCGTCACGATCGGTGCGTCGGGCGCGCTTGATACGCAGACGACGGCGAAGCTCGGCTACACCTATTACGGATCGAAGACCGACTGGCTCGGCTATGATTCGGGCGAGCGCGACGTGCCCGATTTTATCCGCGCGGCGCCCAACGGCACCGGCGTGATCCCGGCGGCGCAGGTTGCGCAGCTCTCCAACGCGCGCACCACCTTGCTTCAGCGCAACACCGATATCCCCGCCAACTGGTCGGGCGACATTAACATCGGCCTCGTCGGCGAGCTCGGCGCCGGCCGGATCGGCATGATCGCGACGGGCAGCGTCGCCAACACGTGGCGCACGCGCGCAACGACGCAGCAGGATACCGTCAGCGCCGACGGATCGCTGCGCAATGATTTCTCGACCGTCATCACCGACAATCGCGCGGTGGTGAACGGCCTGCTCGGCTTCGGCTACGAATTCGACGAGAACCGCATCCGCTGGACCAACGTCTACATCCACGACACGCTGAAGCAGGGCCGCGCCTCGGCCGCCACGGTGTACAACAATTCGTCGGGCAACCCGATCTTCCAGCAGAACACCAACTGGTTCGAACGCCAGCTGATCGAGAGCCAGCTGGTCGGCGAGTTCAAGCCGATCGACGACCTGTCGATCGACGTGCGCGGCGCCTATGCCAATTCGAAGCGCAATTCGCCGTACGAGCGGCAGTTCATCTACACCTGCAACACCAATCTCAACGTCCGCGTCAACGATCCGGTGGCGGGCGAGGGCGTCGCATGCCCCGGCGTGTGGCAGGCGACCAACGCCTTCGATCGCTTCGCGACGGTGGTGTTCAGCGAACTGAAGGAGGACCTTTACTCGGGCCAGGCCGACGTCACCTACAAATTGTCGACCGAACGGCCGTTCACGCTGTCGGGCGGCTATTACTATTCGCAGAACGAGCGTAGCTCGATCCGCCTGCCGTTCACCTTCCAGACCGCGACGGGCGGGGCGATCCCCTTCCCGTGCAACCTGTTCCGCCCCGATTACCTGCTCTCGCCCGACGTACTCAGCGGCTGCCCGGTCGCGACCACCGGCACGCCGGCGGACAATGCGGTGCAGCTGCGCTTCGACTCCGGCCTTAACGGCTCGTTCGCTTATGACGCGAGCCTCAAGATCCACGCCGGCTACGTCCAGGCGGAAGCCGAAGCGATCGACGGGATCCGCGCGATCTTCGGCGTCCGCTACGAGACCGCGAAACAGTCGGTGACGCCGATCGGTGCGTTGTCGACGCGGCTCAACAACGACTATTGGCTACCGGCGGCAACGCTGACGTGGAACTTCGCGCCCGACATGCAGCTGCGCCTTGCCGCCGCCAAGACGATCGCACGCCCGCAATTCCGCGAGCTCGCGCCACAGGCGTTCCGCGATTTCGAATCGGATCGCCTGTTCTTCGGCAACCCCAATTTGCGCGATTCGGAGCTCTACAATCTTGAGGCGCGCTACGAGTGGTTCTTCGACCGTGACCAACGGCTTACCGCGGCGGGCTTCTACAAGCGGATCGATCGCCCGATCGAGCAGGTCGGCTTCTACCCGACGCCCGACGCGCGGCTGCAGACGGGCTTCACGTATCTGCCCAAGGCGACGCTGTACGGCGGCGAGATCGAGGTGCAGAAATACCTGCCGCTCGACTTCATCTCCGACGAGATGGCCGGCAAGCGCCTCGTCTTCGTCGGCAACTATACCTACACCCAGTCGCAGATCACCGCGAATGCGAGCTGCGTGCCGAGCGTTCTCGGCGTGACGCTCGGCGGCTGCCCCGCGGGCTTTGCCCCCGCCAACCTCCAGTTCCGCGACGGCGCGCCGCTCACTGGCCAGTCGGATCACCTCGTCAACGTCCAGCTCGGCTACGAGGACAAGGAAAATGCGACGCAGGCGACGCTGCTGTTCAACTACGCCAGCGAGCGCGTGACGAACCGCGGCCCGTCGCTGCTCACCGGCGTCGGCTTCCAGCCCGACATCATCGAGAAGCCCGGCATCCGCGTCGACTTCGTCGCGCGCCAGACGGTCGACTTCCTCGGCACGCGCGTCGAGCTGAAGGGCGAGGCGCGCAACCTCACCGGCACCAAATATCAGGAGCGCCAGACGTTCGACGATGGGCGGCAGGTGTTCATCAACCGCTTCGAACAGGGGCGGCTCTACACGCTCGGCGCCAGCATCACCTTCTGA